One window of Desulfovibrio sp. genomic DNA carries:
- the rny gene encoding ribonuclease Y has product MDFTVLLIGAAGILAGAAGGWLMNRVISAKALAESKSLAERILEEARKEAQAHKKEIILQTQDELYKQKLEHEREVKERESQLIRKESSLQEKLDKLESKLEKATQKESDLIVQEKRLASQEKALDEKQEHLAQAAQDHERKLEEVSGMTADEARKVLMAEVESRTRHEAARMVRQIETEAKEEASKKSKEVLALAIQRYAGDYVSEQTVTAVALPSEEMKGRIIGREGRNIRALEAATGVDLIIDDTPETVILSAFSPIRRQIAKMALERLITDGRIHPARIEDIVKKCEQEFDVKLRELGEQATFDVGVHGIHPEIVKLLGQLHYRTSYSQNVLQHSLEVASLCGIMASELGMDVKKAKRAGLLHDIGKAVDHEIEGPHAVIGYDLAKKFGESKDITHAIQAHHEDVPPKTVYATLVQAADSLSGARPGARKELLSSYVKRLEDLENIATDFDGVSKAYAIQAGREIRVMVDSEAVDDDKTHLICKDIAKKIEDNMTYPGQIRVTVIRERRAVGFAK; this is encoded by the coding sequence ATGGACTTCACCGTTTTGCTTATCGGCGCAGCCGGAATATTGGCTGGCGCCGCAGGCGGCTGGCTCATGAACCGGGTTATCTCCGCCAAGGCCCTTGCTGAATCCAAATCACTGGCTGAACGCATCCTGGAGGAGGCCCGCAAAGAAGCCCAGGCCCACAAGAAAGAGATCATCCTTCAAACCCAGGATGAGCTTTACAAGCAGAAGCTCGAGCACGAACGAGAGGTTAAGGAGCGCGAAAGCCAGCTCATCCGCAAGGAATCCTCTCTGCAGGAGAAACTCGACAAGCTCGAATCCAAGCTGGAAAAGGCCACCCAGAAAGAGTCGGACCTCATTGTTCAGGAGAAGCGTCTGGCTTCCCAGGAAAAGGCCCTGGACGAGAAGCAGGAGCATCTTGCCCAGGCTGCCCAGGATCATGAGCGCAAGCTCGAAGAAGTTTCAGGCATGACCGCGGACGAAGCGCGCAAGGTCCTCATGGCCGAGGTGGAGAGCCGCACCCGGCACGAGGCCGCCAGGATGGTCCGCCAGATAGAGACCGAAGCCAAGGAAGAGGCCAGCAAGAAAAGCAAGGAAGTCCTCGCCCTGGCCATCCAGCGCTACGCGGGAGACTATGTCTCAGAGCAGACCGTCACGGCGGTGGCCTTGCCCAGCGAAGAGATGAAAGGGCGCATCATCGGCCGCGAAGGGCGCAATATCCGTGCCCTGGAAGCGGCCACCGGGGTCGATCTCATCATCGATGACACCCCGGAAACGGTCATACTTTCGGCCTTCTCGCCCATACGGCGCCAGATCGCCAAAATGGCGCTGGAGCGCCTCATCACTGACGGGCGCATCCATCCCGCCCGCATCGAGGACATCGTCAAGAAGTGCGAGCAGGAATTCGACGTGAAGCTCAGGGAGCTGGGTGAGCAGGCCACCTTCGACGTGGGCGTGCACGGTATCCACCCCGAGATAGTAAAACTGCTCGGTCAGTTGCACTACCGCACCAGTTATTCCCAGAACGTGCTGCAACACTCCCTTGAAGTGGCCTCCCTGTGCGGCATCATGGCCTCGGAGCTCGGTATGGACGTGAAAAAGGCCAAACGTGCCGGCCTGCTCCACGACATCGGCAAGGCTGTGGACCACGAGATAGAGGGACCGCATGCCGTCATCGGCTACGATCTGGCCAAGAAGTTCGGCGAGTCAAAGGATATCACCCACGCCATTCAGGCTCACCATGAGGACGTGCCCCCCAAGACGGTCTATGCCACCCTGGTGCAGGCTGCGGACAGCCTGTCCGGCGCCCGCCCCGGTGCCCGTAAGGAACTTCTGTCCAGCTATGTGAAACGCCTTGAGGACCTGGAGAACATCGCCACGGATTTCGACGGTGTGTCCAAGGCCTACGCCATTCAGGCCGGGCGCGAAATTCGGGTCATGGTGGATTCCGAGGCCGTGGACGACGACAAGACGCATTTGATCTGCAAGGACATCGCCAAGAAGATCGAGGACAACATGACCTACCCCGGCCAGATACGGGTCACGGTCATTCGCGAACGCCGGGCGGTAGGGTTCGCCAAATAG
- a CDS encoding F0F1 ATP synthase subunit epsilon codes for MAKELRLEIVTPDRLVVSSDVEYVGAPGVLGEFGVLPGHVPFLSALGIGNLHYNKDGKTYYVFVSGGFAEVSGDKVTVLAEVAERAEEIDVERAQRAEERARARITKQQEALDNARATAALQRALARMSARNAAQSAGTVSRA; via the coding sequence CTTGAAATCGTCACGCCAGACCGGTTGGTCGTGTCCTCCGACGTTGAATACGTCGGGGCTCCCGGCGTGCTCGGCGAGTTCGGCGTGCTGCCCGGCCACGTTCCCTTCCTCTCCGCATTGGGCATCGGCAACCTGCACTACAATAAGGATGGCAAGACCTACTACGTCTTCGTCTCCGGCGGGTTTGCCGAAGTCAGCGGCGACAAGGTGACTGTCCTGGCCGAAGTGGCCGAACGGGCCGAAGAGATCGACGTGGAACGCGCCCAGCGTGCTGAAGAGCGTGCTCGGGCCCGCATCACCAAACAACAGGAAGCCCTCGATAACGCCAGGGCCACCGCTGCCCTGCAGCGCGCTCTGGCTCGCATGAGCGCTCGTAACGCTGCCCAGTCCGCCGGGACCGTCAGCAGGGCGTAA
- a CDS encoding TIGR00282 family metallophosphoesterase, producing the protein MKLLFLGDIVGRPGRKALADSLKGLRLSLGLDAVLANAENASGGIGINAKAAKELLCLPVEALTSGNHIWKHKDIFAFFNETERLLRPANYPAGAPGSGLGVYEAADGTPFAVLNVMGRTYMDPADCPFQTADTLLATLPGDVKVRIVDFHAEATSEKKAMGYFLDGRVSAVLGTHTHVQTNDPRILPKGTAYLTDIGMCGPEDSIIGMESQQIVSRFLTRLPVRFEVGKGHVRLEGALCEIDAATGRAVSIRPWQGG; encoded by the coding sequence ATGAAACTTCTCTTTCTCGGCGACATCGTGGGCCGTCCGGGTCGCAAAGCCCTGGCGGACTCGCTCAAGGGCTTAAGGCTCTCACTCGGCCTTGATGCGGTCCTGGCCAACGCCGAGAACGCTTCCGGGGGAATAGGCATCAACGCCAAGGCTGCCAAGGAACTCCTGTGCCTGCCGGTGGAGGCACTCACCAGCGGCAATCATATTTGGAAACATAAAGACATTTTCGCCTTTTTCAACGAAACGGAAAGGCTTCTGCGTCCGGCCAACTATCCGGCTGGGGCTCCTGGGTCTGGACTTGGCGTGTACGAGGCTGCGGACGGTACGCCGTTTGCCGTGCTGAATGTCATGGGCCGCACCTACATGGACCCGGCCGATTGTCCTTTTCAAACAGCCGACACCCTGCTTGCCACTCTCCCTGGTGACGTGAAGGTCCGCATCGTGGATTTCCATGCTGAGGCCACGTCAGAGAAGAAGGCCATGGGCTATTTCCTGGATGGCCGGGTGAGCGCCGTGCTTGGTACCCACACCCACGTACAGACCAACGACCCCAGAATCCTGCCCAAGGGAACTGCCTATCTTACTGACATAGGAATGTGCGGCCCTGAAGACTCCATCATCGGCATGGAATCCCAGCAGATCGTGAGCCGGTTTCTCACCAGGCTGCCGGTCCGTTTCGAGGTAGGCAAGGGGCACGTGCGCCTCGAAGGGGCGCTTTGCGAGATTGACGCTGCCACTGGCCGGGCTGTAAGCATCCGCCCGTGGCAAGGAGGATAG
- a CDS encoding cell division protein ZapA, with protein sequence MPSYNKVILGLEISFKTDAEPDRVDNSLALVEERYRLLNPGGKNLSKEKLLTFVALGLADDLIMANQRLAEMELKLDKILSKIKVPDVK encoded by the coding sequence ATGCCGAGCTACAACAAGGTTATTCTTGGTCTTGAAATTTCCTTCAAGACCGACGCGGAACCGGACCGCGTTGATAATTCCCTGGCATTGGTGGAAGAGCGTTACAGGTTGCTCAATCCGGGTGGAAAGAATCTGAGCAAGGAGAAATTGCTGACGTTTGTGGCCCTGGGATTGGCGGACGACTTGATAATGGCCAACCAGCGTCTTGCCGAGATGGAGTTGAAGCTCGACAAGATTCTGAGCAAGATAAAAGTGCCGGATGTTAAATAA
- the glmU gene encoding bifunctional UDP-N-acetylglucosamine diphosphorylase/glucosamine-1-phosphate N-acetyltransferase GlmU: protein MDKTIGALVLGAGKGTRMYSEDPKVMRTLLGERMLGYVLDGLFPIFEERVHVVVGFGAEKVRKAFPEYEGRFVLQEEQLGTGHALQCAWEAVKKSGYEYVLIMNGDVPLAAGEDLAGFVEDSRKAKADLAFLTVELPEPGAYGRVVRDASGLACIVEAKDHDISVHGPATGEVNAGIYLVRVAAIDTVLFKLTNSNKSGEFYITDLAELVGSIGGRVVAVCKGKDENYLGINNARELVAAEEALRRRIVDGWLEKGVVIRQGESVRIGPKAVFEPGCEICGPCDILGITHVGKGCIIKPHCWVKDSSIGDGAVIHAFSHLEQADVGAQCHAGPYARLRPGAVMREGSKVGNFVEMKKSVLGPGAKASHLTYLGDAEIGADANVGAGTITCNYDGKNKHKTVIGPGAFIGSNTALVAPVTVGANALVAAGSVVTQDVPDGALAIARGRQVIKPRKKNPA from the coding sequence ATGGATAAGACCATTGGAGCCCTTGTACTGGGTGCGGGGAAGGGCACCCGGATGTATTCCGAAGACCCGAAGGTGATGCGCACCCTTCTCGGTGAACGCATGCTGGGTTATGTGCTGGATGGTCTGTTTCCAATATTTGAGGAAAGGGTTCATGTTGTGGTCGGTTTCGGCGCGGAAAAGGTTCGTAAGGCCTTTCCCGAATATGAAGGCCGCTTCGTCCTGCAGGAGGAGCAGCTTGGCACTGGTCATGCCCTTCAGTGCGCCTGGGAAGCCGTGAAAAAGTCTGGCTATGAATACGTCCTGATAATGAACGGCGACGTGCCTCTGGCCGCTGGTGAGGATCTTGCGGGCTTTGTGGAAGATTCGCGCAAAGCCAAAGCGGACCTGGCTTTCCTGACGGTAGAATTGCCGGAACCAGGTGCGTACGGGCGGGTGGTGCGCGATGCCTCGGGCTTGGCTTGCATCGTGGAAGCCAAAGATCACGACATTTCCGTGCACGGCCCAGCAACTGGTGAGGTTAACGCAGGGATATATCTCGTGAGGGTGGCGGCCATTGACACGGTGCTCTTCAAACTTACCAACAGCAACAAAAGCGGCGAATTCTACATAACTGATCTGGCAGAGCTCGTTGGCAGCATCGGCGGCCGGGTTGTGGCTGTTTGCAAAGGAAAGGACGAGAACTATCTGGGCATAAACAATGCCAGAGAACTCGTGGCTGCCGAAGAGGCGTTGAGAAGGCGGATCGTGGATGGTTGGCTAGAAAAGGGGGTCGTGATTCGTCAGGGCGAGAGTGTCCGGATAGGCCCCAAGGCCGTGTTTGAGCCAGGATGTGAAATATGCGGTCCGTGCGATATTCTGGGAATTACCCACGTCGGCAAAGGCTGCATAATAAAACCGCATTGCTGGGTGAAGGATTCTTCGATTGGGGATGGCGCGGTGATTCATGCCTTTTCACATCTGGAACAGGCTGATGTCGGCGCCCAGTGTCATGCCGGACCTTACGCCAGGCTTCGTCCAGGAGCGGTTATGCGCGAGGGCTCCAAGGTGGGCAACTTCGTGGAGATGAAGAAGTCGGTGCTTGGGCCCGGCGCCAAGGCCAGCCATCTCACATATTTAGGAGACGCGGAAATTGGAGCGGACGCGAATGTTGGAGCAGGCACCATCACCTGCAACTATGACGGTAAGAACAAGCACAAGACCGTTATAGGGCCAGGAGCCTTTATTGGCTCCAATACCGCCCTCGTGGCCCCTGTGACTGTAGGGGCGAATGCCCTGGTCGCTGCCGGGTCGGTGGTGACACAGGACGTGCCTGACGGCGCTCTTGCCATTGCCCGCGGACGCCAGGTGATAAAGCCACGCAAGAAAAACCCGGCTTGA
- a CDS encoding tyrosine--tRNA ligase translates to MNVFEDLKWRGLVHQTSGEEELRDHLNTPGRVMYCGFDPTAKSLHIGNMVPLLALMRFAKAGHKPLALMGGATGLIGDPSGKDKERQLLSAEQVAAQADRIKTQIVKLFQDNGASIGVVNNLDWIGKLSAIELLRDVGKHFTVNYMLAKDSVRGRIDREESGISYTEFSYMILQGYDFCHLRQEADCTLQIGGGDQFGNITAGLELIRRKTGLDAFAMTFPLITTASGAKFGKSEKGAIYLDPEMTSPYAFYQYWMNADDRDVVSYLKFFTFLTEEEIESLAQAVAERPHLREAQRTLATVMTTMVHGEAETKSVVKASEYLFGKGGLDGVDVRTLKAALETAPGKQYAGKGDIPDMVTLLVELGLCPSKSQARKDLAAGAVTVNNAKVTDGYDFPAGDFVGGELLLVRKGKKNYGVVRLG, encoded by the coding sequence GTGAACGTTTTCGAAGACCTCAAATGGCGCGGGCTCGTGCACCAGACTTCCGGTGAGGAAGAACTGCGCGACCACCTGAACACCCCAGGCCGGGTCATGTACTGCGGGTTCGATCCCACGGCCAAAAGCCTTCATATTGGCAACATGGTGCCCCTGCTGGCGCTTATGCGCTTTGCCAAGGCAGGACATAAACCCCTGGCGCTGATGGGCGGGGCCACCGGCCTCATCGGTGACCCCAGCGGGAAGGACAAGGAGCGCCAGCTGCTGAGCGCCGAGCAGGTGGCGGCCCAGGCGGATCGCATCAAAACCCAGATCGTCAAGTTATTTCAGGACAACGGGGCATCCATAGGCGTGGTGAACAACCTGGACTGGATCGGTAAGTTGTCGGCAATCGAGCTTCTGCGTGATGTGGGCAAACATTTCACCGTGAACTACATGCTGGCCAAGGATTCGGTCAGGGGTCGCATAGACCGGGAAGAATCCGGCATTTCCTACACCGAATTCAGCTACATGATCCTCCAGGGCTACGACTTCTGCCATCTGCGCCAGGAGGCGGACTGCACCCTGCAGATCGGCGGCGGCGACCAGTTCGGAAACATCACCGCCGGACTGGAACTTATCCGCCGCAAGACCGGCCTGGACGCGTTCGCCATGACCTTCCCGCTGATCACTACGGCCAGCGGCGCCAAGTTCGGCAAGAGCGAAAAGGGGGCCATCTATCTTGATCCCGAGATGACCAGCCCATACGCTTTCTACCAGTACTGGATGAACGCCGATGATAGGGACGTGGTCAGCTATCTGAAATTCTTCACCTTCCTCACCGAAGAGGAAATCGAGTCTCTGGCCCAGGCTGTTGCGGAGCGGCCTCACTTGCGAGAAGCCCAGCGGACCCTGGCCACGGTGATGACCACTATGGTTCATGGCGAGGCCGAGACGAAAAGTGTGGTCAAAGCGAGCGAATACCTCTTTGGCAAGGGCGGCCTGGATGGAGTGGACGTAAGAACCCTTAAGGCAGCCCTGGAGACCGCCCCAGGCAAACAGTATGCGGGCAAAGGCGACATCCCGGACATGGTGACGCTTCTTGTGGAACTCGGCTTGTGCCCCTCAAAGTCCCAGGCTCGCAAAGATTTGGCGGCAGGAGCC
- the zapB gene encoding cell division protein ZapB, protein MDIIDTLEERIAQLVSRLKALEEENRRLKAASDQENASLKEALDQERQKKDAVLSRVDQLLKKLQEEPI, encoded by the coding sequence ATGGACATTATCGACACCCTAGAAGAGCGTATCGCGCAATTGGTAAGCCGCTTAAAGGCCCTGGAAGAAGAAAACAGGCGCCTCAAGGCCGCTTCGGATCAGGAGAATGCCTCGTTGAAAGAGGCCCTGGACCAAGAGCGCCAAAAGAAGGATGCGGTGTTGTCCCGGGTGGATCAGCTCTTGAAAAAACTGCAAGAGGAGCCCATCTAA